AACTGCCGAACACGATCATCCACCAGTTGCTGGTCATACTTATCGTATTGATACATAAACGATTTCACCTTTTTACAAGCCGTCGCCGCCCACCCAACAACGGTGGCAGACCGTCAAAAACTCGAGCAAATTTAACAGCTTGCCTATATAAAATGAAATAATGATAATTACTTTGCTTATACGTTTTTCAACATATCCACACCAGAACAGCGACTCCCCCCTTTTCTGATGGCTGACACGAGACAACAACCAAAGTTTGGTCTACACTTGCGTCCAAATGACACACAATACAGGGGGAAATAACTCATGAATCCTGGGCATTTTCTGCTGCCACTGCTTGCCGCTCTGGCCTTTGCTTTTGCCAACTCCAGCCACGCCCTAGCCACTATCCAGAGCAGTGGAACAGCCGCCATTGTGATCAATCAGACGACGAACTAAAACCCGCCCGTCAGAGACAGCAACAGCGGGACAATTCCGCCGTTGCTCAAAGAAGCGCAATCGATTTAGAGCAAACCGAACAGGAATTTCCCGGATTTTTTCTGCTGGCTAATCATATCTGCCAGCAATTTGTCTTGGTTGCGCTGGGCAATTTCTCGCGCATGTTCATTGCGCTGATTGCGTATTGCGGCATCGGCACCTGCGTCCAGCAACAATTTCACTGTGTCGCTGTCACCGCTGCGCACCGCCAAAATCAATGCAGTATCACCCGCACCATTTTTCTCATCCAGCCTGGCTTTGGCGCTGACCAAATATTTTACCAGCAGCGATTCACCTGACGCCGATGCCAACATTAATGCCGTGTTCATTTCGCTGTTTTTCAGGTTTACGTTGGCTCCGGATTTCAATAACAGACTGACAATCGTGGGACGCTGCTTCTTGATAGCAACCATCAGAGGAGTAAATCCCTGTTTGTCCGGAGCATCAACCGATGCGCGATACTGCAGCAGTAACTCTGCCGCTTTGAGGTTGCCGCTATCAGCGGCATGCCACAGCGCAGTTTTGCCATAGGCATCACTCACATAGGTTTTTGCGCCCCGCTGCAACAACGCGGCAACCACCTCCGTCGGCAATTGTTCGCGAATCGCCAAAGCCAATGAAGGCAAAGCACCACCAGGCACGCGATTGACATCATTCATGCGCGGCATCAACGATTTAACAATGTCGACATGCTGATAACCCATGGCCAGCAGCAATGCATCGTTGCCGTCTTTCCCAACATGATCAACATCCGCCTTCGACGCCAATAGCAAATCAACAACCTCGCGATGACCATTTTCTGCAGCGTACATGAGCGGCGTATAACCCACCTTGTCTGTGGCGTTTACGTTCGCACCATTGTTGATCAATAAAACGACAACCTTGAGATGACCTTCTTCTGCCGCGCGTAATAGCGCTGTTTTGCCATCTTTGTCCTGCTCGTTGATGCGTACATTTTTATTCTGCAGAATACGCTCAAGCAACTTATCCTGTCCTCGCCAAGCCGCCTGCACAACCAGCGGATAACCCGCATACGTGCCGTTTTCCTGAACGTCTTTGAGCGAGCGTTCTGTCAGTGGCAAATTGACATCAGTCTTCTCGTCACTTTGCACCAAACGCGTTTTGACTTCTCCAGGCATTTTTGCGCCGGCATCTTCGAGCAATTTCTGCAGTCGCTTATCATCATTTTGTTTGGCAAACGAATACGCTGACCAGCCCTTTTTATTTTTCAGCTCCAAATCGGCACCGGCCTTTACCAACCGGGCTGCCATATCCCAATTTTTGTCTCTGGCCGCGATGATCAATGCACTATTTCCCTGAGCATCCACCACATTCACCGCCGCACCGGCCTGCAAAAGCGCACTCACCATAACTTGGTCGCTATTTTTTACCGCCACCAGCAACGCGGTCAGTTGATGCTTATTTACCTGATTAACCGCCGCGCCACGGGAAATCAATAATCGCGCAACTTCATCGTTCTTGCGTTCTGCTGCCAAGATCAATGGTGTGTTACCGTATTCGTCCGCTGCATTCACATCGACCTTGCCGCGCAACAATCGGCGAATCTGCGCGATTTCGTTATCCAGCACCGAGTCACGCAACCACTCTTCATTGCTGACCTGGCGCTTGTCATTTTCACCATCCTCAACCAGCGGCGTGCTCACCTGATCCAGCGTTTGTAATTTTTTTTGTGCCTGTGAATAACCTAATTTGGCGGAATTTTCCAGCCAGAATCGCGCGAGCTTCGCATTGTAGCCAACGCCTTTTTCATCCAGGTACATGACACCGACAAGATAGGCCGCTTTTTTGTGCTCGCGTTCGGCAGCTTTCAGCAACAACCCCATAGCAACTTTGTCGTTAGCCTCAACACCAATGCCATTTTTATAAAATACACCCAATTGGTATTGGGCATCGGCTTCGCCTTTGTCGGCCAACTTTTGCAACAAATTTATCGCTGCAACATAGTCCTTCACTCGTACTGCACGATCAATTTGTTGATATTGTTCGGTATATTTTTTATCGCCTTCTGCTTGCGCAGCCAATGGAGCAGCGACAAACAGACTGCACACCAACAACAGCTGCATCTTCAATTTAGTCATATCAAAGTGTGCCATACTTGGTTTGCACCTCTATACCAATGGTTCGCAAAAAGTCAGTCGGCAACACACCACCAGCACAAACAATCACCGCATCATTCTCAATTTCCAAAGGTTCATCGCCTTGCCGCAATTCAACTCGATCAGAATGAATTCGTATCACTTCCGAGTTCAACAGCAGACGCAAGCCTTTTTTCGCCTGACATAGTTCAAGACGATCGCGGTTACCCTGTTTTATCCGTGAAAAGACTTCGCGCCGATAAGACAGTGTCACTTCATGGTTGCCCAACTCCGCGATCGCACAAGCAGCCTCAATCGCACTGTCGCCGCCGCCAACGACCAACACGCGATGGTCAACATATTGCTCGGGGTCCATCAGGCGATAAACCACTTTCGGCAATTCTTCACCCTCGACATCTAGTTTTCGCGGCGTTCCACGTCGACCAATCGCGAGCAAAACACAACGGGTATGATACGACTGTTGATTGGTTGTCAGAATAAAATCGCCTTTTTGGCCTTCTATTTTTTCCACGCGCTGATGATAGTGAACATTCAATGGATACTTTTCATTCATCTTGGTGAAAAACTCGAGCAATTCCTCTTTGGTTGTTTGTCGAAAATGCAGTCCACCAACCAAAGGTAATTCCACTGGCGATGTCATAACCAATTTTCCACGTGGATATTGAAAAATTGCACCTCCCAAGGATTCTTGCTCAACAACCAGGTAACGTAAATTATATTTTTTCGCAGTTAATGCCGCCGCAATACCTGCTGGCCCTGAGCCAACAATAATCACGTCGTAGGGTACATTGCCTGTCGCAGATTTTAACTCTGCCATCATTCCATCTATCGCTTGTACGCCCTGGGTCATTGCGTTGCGAATCAAACCCATGCCACCCAGTTCACCGGCAATGTAAACGCCGGGCACATTAGTTTCAAAGTTGGGTTTGACCAACGGAATATCCACACCGCGGGTTGCGGTGCCAAACACCAATGAAATCGCCCCCGTTGGACACACTTCTTTGCAAGCGCCGTGACCAATGCACATCGCCGCGTTTAACAATCCCGCACGGCCATAAATCAATCCCAACACTTTTTTTTCCGGACAGGCATCGACACACGAACCACAACCAATACAACGCGCCGGATCAACAATCGGATGCAGTGAGCTAGGTTCACCTAAACCCGCACTGTGCGCCAATTTACGTTTGGCCAGATTTTGCCAGGTGCGCTGACTGCGAAGAATGGCATACACCCCCCATGAGCCTACAAACAAGGCAACGTAAATCGCCAGCGAAAATAAATCGTTTTCATCCATGGAGAATATTACTAACTGCTCATTTAGAAAGAGTTGATCAATTAAAGCGCGCAGATAATAGCAAAGCTATCTGCACAATTCATCCCACTGGGCACGATGATTGCCATTACTGCGCAACCTGGCGTATGCGAACTGTCACATCATTTGTGCTAGAATGCGCGCGTTCTGGCTACTAACCCTGCACGTTGATTTAACCTGCTGAAATTCGTCATTTATTTTGAAGTACACAGAAACATGAATACTCTGCATCATGAGCGTTTTGCTCTGTTTTTCAAGGCAATGCTGCAATACGTCAGCGTAACATTAGTCGTCATTTTCTCTGGCCTGTCGGTTGCGGCAGACAGCATTCCGACTAATGAAAAAACGCCCTTCAATCATTTCGCCACAGGATTTCCGCTCATTGGTGCGCACAGCAACGAAGATTGTTCATCCTGTCATGTCGGCGGCATTTTCAAGGGAACCCCGACAGGCTGTAAAAACTGTCATCAACAAGGCAGTGCTGTCGGCGCCAGCAGTAAACACAATCAACACATTGCCACCAGTAACGAATGCGACCGTTGCCACAACCAACAAAAATGGTCTGACATTTCCCGCGTTGATCACACACAAACACTAGGCAGCTGTCAGTCGTGTCACAAAAGTTTGCTGACCTCTGCCAGCCTGCGCCACATTCCGTTTAGCGGCGACTGTGATACCTGTCACCTGCCGCGCGGCTGGGAAATAAATTCGTTTAATCACTCTAAAACCGGCTCTTTAGCCTGTTCCGGTTGCCATAACGGCAGCACTGCCGTCATGGGCAAAGGTCGCAACCATATAGCCACCACACAAGAATGTAATGATTGCCACACCGTGGGGGGTGCTTGGGAACAAGCACACGTCAATCACAATGTGGTCACGACGGCGTGCTCGGCGTGTCACAATGGTGCACACACCTTTGGTAAACCCAATACTCACATAGTTACCAATTTGGAGTGTGATGCGTGCCATTTGCGCACCGCCTGGACACCAGCAACGTTTGTTCACCCCGCCAGTACATCAGGTTGCGCCAACTGTCATAACGGCATACAGGCGATGGGCAAAACCCGTGACCATCTAGTCACCACTCTGGATTGCAGTTCGTGCCATACATCCAAGGGTTGGGTGCCGGCCAAGTTTGACCATTCATCCGCAGGCGCCGCCTGTTCGACCTGTCATAACGGCACCAAGGCCACCGGCAAATCAAGCAATCACCTGCCAACTGCACAGGAATGTAGCGTCTGTCACAAGACCACCGCCTGGCAGCCCGCAACTTTCAGTCACCAAGGCATCGGCAGCAATTGTTCAAGCTGTCACAACGGCAAGATATCCACCGGCAAAACAGTCAGCCATCCGCTAACCACGCTGGAATGCGGCGCCTGCCACAGCACCAACGCCTGGACGCCGGCGACTTTCGATCACAGCGGCAGCAGCTCGGCCTGTTCAACGTGTCACAACGGCACCAAGGCCACCGGTAAAACCGCCAACCACGTACCAACCACGCAGGAATGTAGCGCCTGTCACAGCAACAAAGCCTGGACGCCCGCGACCTTCAGCCACGTGGGCGTCACCCAAGCCTGTTCCAACTGCCATAACAATGTCATCAGCACCGGTAAGACAGCCAACCACTTTATAACCACGCTGGAATGCGGTGCCTGCCACAGCACCAACGCCTGGACGCCGGCGACTTTCGATCACAGCGGTAGCAGCTCGGCCTGTTCAACCTGTCACAACGGCACCAAAGCCACCGGCAAAACCGCCAACCACGTACCGACCACGCAGGAATGTAGCGCCTGTCACAACAACAAGGCCTGGATTCCCGCGACGTTCAGCCATGTGGGCGTGACCCAGGCTTGCGCGACTTGCCACAACGGCACCATTTCCACCGGCAAGAGCGTTACTCACGTCACCACGCTACTGGACTGCGGTCGCTGCCACACGACAAATGCCTGGCTGCCCGCGACGTTTGACCACACCGGCGCCAGCCTGGCCTGCTCAAGCTGTCACAACAACACTACCGCCACGGGTAAAAGTGCAAGCCACGTAACCACAACCTTAGAGTGCGGCAACTGCCACACCACGTCCGCCTGGCTACCCGCCAAGTTTGACCACAGTGGCATTTCCGGCAACTGCTACAGTTGCCACAACAGCACTACGGCCACGGGCAAACCAACGACTCATATCGTGACCACTGCAGACTGTAACGCCTGCCACACGACCACCGCGTGGATGCCTGCCACTTTCAGCCACAGTGGCATTACCAGCAACTGTGCAAGCTGTCACAACGGCACTGCTGCGACTGGCAAAGCCAGCAATCATTTTGTCACATCCAACGATTGCTCCAACTGTCACAACACCAGCAACTGGTCAACGGTGGTATACGAACATGCATCGATAAATTATCCCGGTGATCATGCCGTCGCCATTTCCTGTACCAACTCGTCATGCCATAGCAGCGGTTCTCAGGCAGTAACCTGGAAATTTACCGCCTACGTCAACAGTTGTGCGGGCTGCCACGCGGATAATTTCGTTGCCAATGAACACAACAAAACACTCAGCGAATTACGCAATTGCGCTGGCTGTCATGAACACAGCGTTAGAAACACCCGCTGGTAACGCAAGGAGGACATATGCAAAATTCCAACGAGCTGACTTACTCGGCTAACGAATCACAATCCAGCAGCGTGAAATCGCTGCGCGATCGCATATTCTCGCTTATCGGCATGCCGATGTTGTTTGTGCTGGTCACTCTCGCGATCGTTCAGGCCTGGCTGGTGAAAGACTATCGCTTTATTGATGCGGAAGAAGGTCTCGGCTATTGGTTGGGCATCGGTGGCGGCGTATTGATGCTGCTGCTATTGTTATACCCCCTCAGAAAGCACATTAACGCCCTGCATTTTCTGGGAAAAATTAACGTCCTGTTTCGCATCCATATGGTGTTCGGCATCCTGGGGCCAACACTGATTGTGCTGCACACCAATTTTCAACTGGGCGCACTCAACAGCAACGTTGCATTGTTCTGCATGCTGATTGTCGCTACCAGTGGACTGATGGGACGCTATCTGTATTTCCGCATCCATAGTCGCCTCAGTGGTAAAAAACTGACTACGCTCGAATTGCAAAAGCAGTCACTGGATAGTTTGCGACAGCTCAATGAAGACTTGCCAAACTTCAACCATCTGACGGATTACCTGGATCGCTACAAAAACGAAGGTCACTATTTCGACCACAGCATGCTCGGATTTATTTTCAGCCCCTGGCTACGTTTAAAGCGTTTTCTGATTTATCGCGACCTGTCATCTCGCTGCCAAGCGAGCATAAAAGAGCATACATCCGATAAAAAACAACAGAAACTACTGATTAGCCGTACACAAAAAAATCTGAAATTGTATATTTTCAGTGTACTTCGCCTCGCCAAACTTGACCTATATCAACGGACGTTCTCATTGTGGCACGTGCTGCATTTGCCCCTGTTCATGATGATGCTGGTCACTGGAATTTTCCACGTTATAGCCGTACACATGTATTAAACCGATGAAATTCTGCTCCATATTCGTTAGCGCGCTTTTGCTATTTTTCAGCGTACTCAGTGAAATCCAGGCCGCCAATATTGAGCGGCTGGTCATGCCTGGAAAAGTTATCAAGGGCCATGCAAAATACGAGGAAAACTGCGACAAATGTCATGAGTCCTTCAAAAAGGCAGATCAAACCAGACTCTGCCTGGACTGCCACAAAAAAGTGGCTGACGATATTCGCCAAAAAAACCGCTTTCACGGCATCAACAGCGACACCCGCACGGCGCCATGCAAGCAGTGCCATAGCGAACACCTTGGCCGTGATGCCGACATCGTTCTATTCAACAAAGATTTGTTCAATCATGAGCAAACCGCCTTCAAGTTAACCGGTGCCCACACCGGCGCTTCCTGTGCTGCCTGTCACAAGGCTGACAAGAAATACCGCGAGGCCGAAACAAAATGTTTCGCCTGTCATGAAATAATCGACTCACACAACAAAAAACTGGGCGAAGATTGCGAAAAATGTCATTCCACCAAACATTGGAAAACCACCAAATTTGATCATGACAAAACAAAATACCCGCTAATCGGCAAACATCAGGATGTCAATTGCGAGCTTTGTCACCCGGCAAACAAGTATAAAGACACGTCCAAGCAGTGCATTGCCTGCCATCGCATTTCAGACACCCACCAGGGAAAGTACGGCGAAAAGTGCGAACAATGCCACGACAGCAAACGCTGGGATAAAAGCTCATTCAATCATGACAAAACCGTTTTCCCCCTGCGTGGCGCCCATATTCCGGCCAAGTGCCGTTCTTGCCATGTCAAAGACCTAAAAGAAAAATTGAAGACTGCTTGCTTTGACTGCCATGAAAAGCAGGACAAACATAAAGGCGATCTGGGCAAAAAATGCGATAGCTGCCATACGGAAAAGACCTGGGCGAAAATCGCCTTTGAACACAGCAAATACAAAAACGAGACATGCTACAGCTGCCACCAGAAGGATGATGAGCACGCACTTCGCTACGGCAAAAAATGCGAAACCTGCCATCGCACCGAGAACTGGACTAAGCAGATATTCGATCACAAGAAAGACGCCAACTATGCGCTTAATGGCAAACACAAGGATGTTCGCTGTATTTTTTGTCACAAAGGCAAAGCCAGTGATGAAAAAGACAAAACCAAATGCATCCAGTGCCACGCTATTGATGACGTCCACTTAGGCAAGCAAGGGAAAAAGTGCAACCAGTGCCATGAAGAAGCTGGCTGGAACAAAAATGTAAAAT
Above is a window of Gammaproteobacteria bacterium DNA encoding:
- a CDS encoding NAD(P)-binding domain-containing protein, with translation MDENDLFSLAIYVALFVGSWGVYAILRSQRTWQNLAKRKLAHSAGLGEPSSLHPIVDPARCIGCGSCVDACPEKKVLGLIYGRAGLLNAAMCIGHGACKEVCPTGAISLVFGTATRGVDIPLVKPNFETNVPGVYIAGELGGMGLIRNAMTQGVQAIDGMMAELKSATGNVPYDVIIVGSGPAGIAAALTAKKYNLRYLVVEQESLGGAIFQYPRGKLVMTSPVELPLVGGLHFRQTTKEELLEFFTKMNEKYPLNVHYHQRVEKIEGQKGDFILTTNQQSYHTRCVLLAIGRRGTPRKLDVEGEELPKVVYRLMDPEQYVDHRVLVVGGGDSAIEAACAIAELGNHEVTLSYRREVFSRIKQGNRDRLELCQAKKGLRLLLNSEVIRIHSDRVELRQGDEPLEIENDAVIVCAGGVLPTDFLRTIGIEVQTKYGTL
- a CDS encoding CxxxxCH/CxxCH domain-containing protein, coding for MNTLHHERFALFFKAMLQYVSVTLVVIFSGLSVAADSIPTNEKTPFNHFATGFPLIGAHSNEDCSSCHVGGIFKGTPTGCKNCHQQGSAVGASSKHNQHIATSNECDRCHNQQKWSDISRVDHTQTLGSCQSCHKSLLTSASLRHIPFSGDCDTCHLPRGWEINSFNHSKTGSLACSGCHNGSTAVMGKGRNHIATTQECNDCHTVGGAWEQAHVNHNVVTTACSACHNGAHTFGKPNTHIVTNLECDACHLRTAWTPATFVHPASTSGCANCHNGIQAMGKTRDHLVTTLDCSSCHTSKGWVPAKFDHSSAGAACSTCHNGTKATGKSSNHLPTAQECSVCHKTTAWQPATFSHQGIGSNCSSCHNGKISTGKTVSHPLTTLECGACHSTNAWTPATFDHSGSSSACSTCHNGTKATGKTANHVPTTQECSACHSNKAWTPATFSHVGVTQACSNCHNNVISTGKTANHFITTLECGACHSTNAWTPATFDHSGSSSACSTCHNGTKATGKTANHVPTTQECSACHNNKAWIPATFSHVGVTQACATCHNGTISTGKSVTHVTTLLDCGRCHTTNAWLPATFDHTGASLACSSCHNNTTATGKSASHVTTTLECGNCHTTSAWLPAKFDHSGISGNCYSCHNSTTATGKPTTHIVTTADCNACHTTTAWMPATFSHSGITSNCASCHNGTAATGKASNHFVTSNDCSNCHNTSNWSTVVYEHASINYPGDHAVAISCTNSSCHSSGSQAVTWKFTAYVNSCAGCHADNFVANEHNKTLSELRNCAGCHEHSVRNTRW
- a CDS encoding cytochrome C, coding for MKFCSIFVSALLLFFSVLSEIQAANIERLVMPGKVIKGHAKYEENCDKCHESFKKADQTRLCLDCHKKVADDIRQKNRFHGINSDTRTAPCKQCHSEHLGRDADIVLFNKDLFNHEQTAFKLTGAHTGASCAACHKADKKYREAETKCFACHEIIDSHNKKLGEDCEKCHSTKHWKTTKFDHDKTKYPLIGKHQDVNCELCHPANKYKDTSKQCIACHRISDTHQGKYGEKCEQCHDSKRWDKSSFNHDKTVFPLRGAHIPAKCRSCHVKDLKEKLKTACFDCHEKQDKHKGDLGKKCDSCHTEKTWAKIAFEHSKYKNETCYSCHQKDDEHALRYGKKCETCHRTENWTKQIFDHKKDANYALNGKHKDVRCIFCHKGKASDEKDKTKCIQCHAIDDVHLGKQGKKCNQCHEEAGWNKNVKFDHDMSNFPLIGLHASTACSECHINSRYTDTSSACYSCHKADDTHKETLTHQCALCHNPNSWRFWQFDHDKQSKFKLTGRHKKLHCSQCHKTATDKKIEQSGSCVACHRADDEHNGRFGSQCNQCHNTESFKQVTVKQ
- a CDS encoding ankyrin repeat domain-containing protein translates to MTKLKMQLLLVCSLFVAAPLAAQAEGDKKYTEQYQQIDRAVRVKDYVAAINLLQKLADKGEADAQYQLGVFYKNGIGVEANDKVAMGLLLKAAEREHKKAAYLVGVMYLDEKGVGYNAKLARFWLENSAKLGYSQAQKKLQTLDQVSTPLVEDGENDKRQVSNEEWLRDSVLDNEIAQIRRLLRGKVDVNAADEYGNTPLILAAERKNDEVARLLISRGAAVNQVNKHQLTALLVAVKNSDQVMVSALLQAGAAVNVVDAQGNSALIIAARDKNWDMAARLVKAGADLELKNKKGWSAYSFAKQNDDKRLQKLLEDAGAKMPGEVKTRLVQSDEKTDVNLPLTERSLKDVQENGTYAGYPLVVQAAWRGQDKLLERILQNKNVRINEQDKDGKTALLRAAEEGHLKVVVLLINNGANVNATDKVGYTPLMYAAENGHREVVDLLLASKADVDHVGKDGNDALLLAMGYQHVDIVKSLMPRMNDVNRVPGGALPSLALAIREQLPTEVVAALLQRGAKTYVSDAYGKTALWHAADSGNLKAAELLLQYRASVDAPDKQGFTPLMVAIKKQRPTIVSLLLKSGANVNLKNSEMNTALMLASASGESLLVKYLVSAKARLDEKNGAGDTALILAVRSGDSDTVKLLLDAGADAAIRNQRNEHAREIAQRNQDKLLADMISQQKKSGKFLFGLL